Proteins encoded by one window of Acidipropionibacterium virtanenii:
- a CDS encoding DUF5998 family protein, producing the protein MTPSDHRDRAARLQAGRPALPPALAAEIESCGYFPEVVIDAAALACGVEEVLDHLIHHEATFEMDEIHRHLTVILRTPTRLIICHTDDRTENGQLQAITSSESIPFGRVSSVVLTRVIAHPESFGHAVQPAGSTVETWLQIAWGAVSRIDLAPADCGDPTCEADHGYTGNLSGDDITIRMSPAADGSDQVARLVAFATRLQQVATGGDR; encoded by the coding sequence GTGACACCCTCCGACCATCGTGACCGAGCGGCCCGCCTCCAGGCGGGCCGCCCGGCCCTGCCGCCGGCGCTCGCCGCCGAGATCGAGTCCTGCGGGTACTTCCCCGAGGTCGTCATCGACGCGGCGGCCCTCGCCTGCGGCGTCGAAGAGGTTCTCGACCACCTCATCCACCACGAGGCGACCTTCGAGATGGACGAGATCCACCGCCATCTGACGGTGATCCTGCGCACCCCGACCAGACTGATCATCTGCCACACCGACGACCGCACCGAGAACGGCCAGCTCCAGGCGATCACCTCGAGCGAATCCATCCCCTTCGGACGGGTCTCCTCGGTGGTCCTCACCCGGGTCATCGCCCACCCCGAATCCTTCGGGCATGCGGTCCAACCGGCCGGCAGCACCGTGGAGACCTGGCTCCAGATCGCCTGGGGAGCGGTCTCCAGGATCGACCTGGCCCCCGCCGACTGCGGCGACCCGACCTGCGAGGCCGACCACGGTTACACCGGGAACCTGTCGGGCGACGACATCACCATCCGGATGAGCCCTGCGGCCGACGGCTCGGACCAGGTCGCGCGTCTGGTGGCCTTCGCCACCCGGCTCCAGCAGGTGGCGACCGGCGGCGACCGATGA
- a CDS encoding DUF3093 domain-containing protein, whose translation MSTKRRSGSGAPEYTERMWMPWWWWLVGGFFVLSMILAVAAWVSSVAGILACLAIAGLSLWAGLAVGLTRISVDAEGFSVGPNRIEWQWVDRARGCDSRTMSTILHSGNQVGSFICTRPWIGSGVVLRLADRADPHPAWIVSSRRPDELTDAIRRHLGAVEERPTDITSEETR comes from the coding sequence GTGAGCACGAAGCGACGATCCGGGTCCGGAGCGCCCGAATACACCGAGCGGATGTGGATGCCGTGGTGGTGGTGGCTGGTGGGGGGCTTCTTCGTCTTATCGATGATCCTGGCCGTGGCGGCCTGGGTCTCCTCCGTCGCGGGGATCCTGGCCTGTCTGGCCATCGCGGGGCTGAGCCTGTGGGCGGGGCTCGCCGTCGGGCTGACCCGGATCAGCGTGGACGCCGAGGGGTTCAGCGTGGGGCCCAACCGGATCGAGTGGCAGTGGGTCGACCGGGCCCGGGGCTGCGACTCCCGAACCATGTCGACGATCCTGCACAGTGGGAATCAGGTCGGATCCTTCATCTGCACGCGGCCGTGGATCGGCTCCGGAGTGGTGCTGAGACTCGCGGACCGGGCCGATCCCCATCCGGCCTGGATCGTGTCCTCGCGTCGGCCCGACGAACTCACGGACGCGATCAGGCGGCACCTGGGCGCCGTTGAGGAGCGGCCCACCGACATCACCTCCGAGGAGACCCGATGA
- the dut gene encoding dUTP diphosphatase: protein MRPLDVPVVLGAQAGIPRYAMPGDAGADLTTTVEVHLEPGCRALVPTGVRVAIPEGFVGLINPRSGLAARTGLSIVNTPGTIDSGYRGELKVLLINTDADRAVDISAGDRIAQLVIVPVMTARFVPVDELPETTRGESGYGSTGVA, encoded by the coding sequence ATGAGACCCCTGGACGTTCCCGTGGTGCTGGGTGCCCAGGCCGGCATCCCTCGCTACGCCATGCCCGGTGACGCGGGCGCCGACCTCACCACGACGGTCGAGGTGCACCTTGAGCCCGGCTGCCGGGCCCTGGTGCCCACCGGCGTGCGGGTTGCGATCCCCGAGGGATTCGTCGGTCTGATCAACCCGAGATCCGGCCTCGCCGCCCGGACCGGGCTCAGCATCGTCAACACCCCGGGCACCATCGACTCGGGGTACCGGGGGGAGCTGAAGGTGCTTCTCATCAACACCGATGCCGACCGGGCGGTCGACATCTCGGCCGGGGACCGGATCGCCCAGTTGGTGATCGTGCCGGTGATGACCGCCCGATTCGTCCCGGTCGACGAGCTGCCCGAGACGACTCGCGGGGAGTCGGGATACGGCTCGACCGGCGTCGCCTGA
- a CDS encoding DUF4193 domain-containing protein — MATDYDAPRKTDEDANEDSIEELKNRRNDKNSGKVDEDEVEAAESFELPGADLSHEELTVRVLPRQSGEFTCASCFLVKGRSQLAEERDGKFYCVDCV, encoded by the coding sequence ATGGCGACCGATTACGACGCCCCGCGAAAGACCGACGAGGATGCCAACGAGGATTCCATCGAGGAGCTCAAGAACCGCCGGAATGACAAGAATTCCGGAAAGGTCGACGAGGACGAGGTCGAGGCGGCGGAGTCATTCGAGCTGCCCGGTGCCGACCTGTCCCACGAGGAGCTGACGGTCCGGGTCCTGCCCCGCCAGTCCGGCGAGTTCACCTGCGCCTCCTGCTTCCTGGTCAAGGGCCGCTCCCAGCTGGCCGAGGAGCGCGACGGCAAGTTCTACTGCGTCGACTGCGTGTGA
- a CDS encoding OPT family oligopeptide transporter encodes MSQLDRSSSQVRELTVRSVIIGALITLVFTAANVYLGLKVGLTFATSIPAAVISMAILHKFSSHTVVENNIVQTIASAAGTLSAIIFVLPGLVMVGWWQGFPYWTTAAVCAVGGLLGVMYSIPLRRALVTGSDLPYPEGVAGAEVLKVGDTHEGAAANKVGIKVILAGALSSAGYVLASDFGLVRSEVSKTFRTGNGGTMVGASLSMALMGVGHLVGLTVGVAMFVGMLISYGVLLPIRSSGKLGGGGLEDVVSTIFSTDVRFVGAGCIAIAAIWTLAKIIGPIARGIKEAIASARTRRGGGQVPITERDIPINIVAIVTLVCMIPIAFLLWDFASGTVLHGGIAGIVTVSVVFTLLIGLVVASVCGYMAGLIGASNSPISGVGILVVLIAAVIIKGVYGQADAQHNAALIAYTLFTAAIVFGIGTISNDNLQDLKTGQLVGSTPWKQQVALIIGVVFGSAIIPPVMDLMQKAFGFLGAPGAGDNALAAPQAALISSLAKGVFGGDLDWGLIGLGAGIGAVIIVIDEVIKKTSKARFGLPPLAVGMGMYLPITLSLTIPIGATVGALYNRWASHTNGDVDEKKRTGILLATGLIVGESIFGVIYAGIVAATGSDSPLVLPFLTGGYESFSGIVGVVIFVATLAVLYRWTTRKAEARAAAEHQG; translated from the coding sequence ATGTCCCAACTGGACCGGTCATCGTCGCAGGTCCGTGAACTCACAGTGCGCTCCGTCATCATCGGTGCGCTCATCACGCTCGTCTTCACGGCCGCCAACGTCTATCTCGGTCTCAAGGTGGGCCTGACCTTCGCCACCTCGATTCCGGCCGCGGTCATCTCGATGGCGATCCTTCACAAATTCTCCAGTCACACCGTGGTGGAGAACAACATCGTCCAGACCATCGCCTCGGCCGCCGGCACCCTGTCGGCCATCATCTTCGTGCTTCCCGGCCTGGTGATGGTCGGATGGTGGCAGGGCTTCCCCTACTGGACCACCGCCGCGGTCTGCGCCGTCGGGGGCCTGCTCGGCGTCATGTACTCCATCCCGCTGCGCCGCGCCCTGGTCACCGGTTCCGACCTGCCCTACCCCGAGGGCGTCGCCGGAGCCGAGGTGCTCAAGGTCGGCGACACCCACGAGGGGGCCGCCGCCAACAAGGTCGGCATCAAGGTGATCCTCGCGGGCGCCCTCAGCTCCGCCGGATACGTGCTGGCCTCCGACTTCGGCCTGGTCAGGTCCGAGGTCTCGAAGACCTTCCGCACCGGTAACGGCGGCACCATGGTCGGTGCCAGCCTGTCGATGGCGCTGATGGGGGTCGGTCACCTCGTCGGCCTCACCGTCGGCGTCGCCATGTTCGTCGGCATGCTGATCTCCTACGGGGTGCTGCTGCCCATCCGGAGCTCCGGCAAGCTCGGTGGGGGAGGGCTCGAGGACGTCGTCTCCACGATCTTCAGTACCGACGTCCGCTTCGTGGGCGCCGGGTGCATCGCCATCGCCGCGATCTGGACCCTGGCCAAGATCATCGGACCCATCGCCAGGGGCATCAAGGAGGCCATCGCCTCGGCACGCACCCGCCGCGGCGGCGGCCAGGTGCCGATCACCGAGCGCGACATCCCCATCAACATCGTCGCCATCGTCACCCTGGTCTGCATGATCCCGATCGCCTTCCTGCTGTGGGACTTCGCCTCCGGCACCGTGCTGCACGGCGGCATCGCCGGCATCGTCACCGTCAGCGTCGTGTTCACCCTGCTCATCGGCCTGGTGGTCGCCTCGGTCTGCGGCTACATGGCCGGTCTCATCGGCGCCTCCAACAGCCCGATCTCGGGCGTCGGCATCCTCGTCGTCCTCATCGCCGCCGTCATCATCAAGGGCGTCTACGGCCAGGCCGACGCCCAGCACAATGCCGCGCTGATCGCCTACACCCTGTTCACCGCCGCGATCGTCTTCGGCATCGGCACCATCTCCAACGACAACCTGCAGGATCTCAAGACCGGCCAACTGGTCGGATCGACCCCGTGGAAGCAGCAGGTGGCGCTGATCATCGGTGTGGTCTTCGGATCGGCGATCATCCCGCCGGTGATGGATCTCATGCAGAAGGCCTTCGGCTTCCTCGGCGCTCCCGGTGCGGGCGACAACGCCCTGGCGGCCCCCCAGGCCGCGCTCATCTCCTCGCTGGCCAAGGGCGTCTTCGGCGGCGACCTCGACTGGGGTCTCATCGGCCTGGGCGCCGGGATCGGCGCCGTCATCATCGTCATCGACGAGGTGATCAAGAAGACCAGCAAGGCCCGCTTCGGCCTGCCGCCGCTGGCCGTCGGCATGGGCATGTACCTGCCGATCACCCTCTCCCTGACCATCCCGATCGGCGCCACCGTCGGAGCCCTCTACAACCGGTGGGCCTCCCACACCAATGGCGACGTGGACGAGAAGAAGCGCACCGGCATCCTGCTGGCCACCGGCCTCATCGTCGGCGAGAGCATCTTCGGGGTCATCTACGCGGGCATCGTCGCGGCCACCGGATCCGACTCCCCGCTGGTCCTGCCGTTCCTCACCGGCGGGTACGAGAGCTTCTCCGGGATCGTCGGCGTGGTGATCTTCGTCGCGACCCTGGCGGTGCTCTACCGCTGGACCACCCGCAAGGCGGAGGCCAGGGCGGCCGCCGAGCACCAGGGCTGA
- a CDS encoding DUF3710 domain-containing protein, whose amino-acid sequence MFGRRKNKDVDVEETDEEALDSTDETEAAEDPDEVEDDDAREDETYRINLEREDGPFDIDEVDLDADDIARIDFGSLIVTPFENMEMQIQVDQETGQVQSLLVVQDGSAIEVALFAAPANGQMIGQVHEEMIEGTESQGGDASVTQGILGAELRRVVPMEGPDGEQGYHVSRSWLAQGPRWLLRGVLMGSSAMEEELDPTGRLLLEFFCNLVVRRDDRPRVPGDIITLQMPADLAPEES is encoded by the coding sequence ATCTTCGGTCGCAGGAAGAACAAGGACGTGGACGTCGAGGAGACCGACGAGGAGGCCCTTGACAGCACCGACGAGACCGAGGCCGCCGAGGATCCGGATGAGGTCGAGGACGATGATGCCCGGGAGGACGAGACCTACCGGATCAATCTGGAGCGTGAGGACGGTCCCTTCGACATCGACGAGGTGGACCTGGACGCCGACGACATCGCACGGATCGACTTCGGCTCGCTGATCGTCACCCCCTTCGAGAACATGGAGATGCAGATCCAGGTCGACCAGGAGACCGGCCAGGTCCAGAGCCTTCTGGTCGTCCAGGACGGCTCGGCCATCGAGGTCGCCCTTTTCGCCGCTCCTGCCAACGGACAGATGATCGGCCAGGTTCATGAGGAGATGATCGAGGGCACCGAGAGTCAGGGCGGGGATGCCAGTGTGACCCAGGGAATTCTCGGCGCCGAACTGCGCCGGGTGGTGCCGATGGAGGGCCCGGACGGCGAGCAGGGCTATCACGTGTCTCGCAGCTGGCTCGCCCAGGGGCCGCGCTGGCTGCTCAGGGGCGTTCTCATGGGCTCCAGCGCCATGGAGGAGGAGCTCGATCCCACCGGGAGGCTGCTGCTGGAGTTCTTCTGCAACCTGGTGGTCCGTCGTGACGACCGGCCGCGGGTCCCCGGCGACATCATCACTCTGCAGATGCCTGCGGACCTGGCACCCGAGGAGTCCTGA
- the sepH gene encoding septation protein SepH has translation MDSALSPREIQARIRSGASVDDVAAEAGVSVEQVEPFAVPVLAELDHVVEVAMDCPVRRHGDPGSHRGLSSIVAQVCRAHDMDVDAITWRCWRHQDRSWAVVAGWEGDPGPGQGQATFRFDLRGRYSLPQDVGARWLVDDRVPLAQTEEEETRDPDKEPTIDLHDDLAIVRAVSDRARRRPRASGRPSSQEAARGAGDGQQDSRQAGPEPEGSPHVPGMTSTDGVYDFVPSSQGQMDMLYEMLAGFQEDSVNIYEGFSEPVATPIPPTPPAHASHPSPEPGPGDSREERTDDSGETGSTPGTVPRSAAASPATPAEPASPESASAEPSAGGRPRPGGRRKKRGHKRASIPSWDEIMFGGPGSQS, from the coding sequence ATGGACAGCGCACTGAGTCCGCGGGAGATTCAGGCCCGTATCCGTTCCGGCGCCAGTGTGGATGACGTCGCCGCCGAGGCCGGGGTCTCGGTGGAACAGGTCGAGCCCTTCGCCGTCCCCGTTCTCGCTGAGCTTGACCATGTCGTCGAGGTGGCCATGGACTGCCCGGTGCGCAGGCACGGGGATCCGGGCTCGCACCGGGGGCTCAGCTCGATCGTGGCGCAGGTCTGCCGTGCCCATGACATGGACGTCGACGCCATCACCTGGCGGTGCTGGCGCCATCAGGACCGCAGCTGGGCGGTGGTGGCCGGCTGGGAGGGCGATCCGGGTCCGGGACAGGGCCAGGCGACCTTCCGTTTCGATCTGAGAGGCCGCTACTCCCTGCCTCAGGACGTCGGGGCGCGCTGGCTGGTCGACGACCGGGTCCCGCTGGCTCAGACCGAGGAGGAGGAGACCAGGGATCCCGACAAGGAGCCGACCATCGACCTGCACGACGACCTGGCGATCGTGCGCGCCGTGAGCGACCGCGCCCGGCGTCGGCCCCGCGCCTCGGGCAGACCGTCGTCCCAGGAGGCGGCCCGGGGCGCCGGGGACGGACAGCAGGACTCCCGGCAGGCCGGTCCGGAGCCGGAGGGCTCCCCCCATGTGCCGGGAATGACGTCGACCGACGGGGTCTACGACTTCGTGCCCAGCTCCCAGGGCCAGATGGACATGCTCTACGAGATGCTGGCGGGGTTCCAGGAGGACTCGGTCAACATCTACGAGGGCTTCTCCGAGCCGGTCGCCACCCCGATCCCCCCGACCCCTCCGGCGCACGCATCGCACCCGTCACCCGAACCCGGTCCCGGTGATTCCCGGGAGGAGCGCACGGACGATTCCGGGGAGACCGGCTCCACACCCGGGACGGTCCCCAGGAGTGCCGCGGCCTCCCCCGCCACCCCTGCCGAACCCGCCTCCCCGGAATCCGCTTCAGCAGAACCCTCCGCCGGGGGCCGGCCCCGGCCCGGAGGACGCAGGAAGAAGCGCGGTCACAAGCGGGCGTCGATCCCCAGCTGGGACGAGATCATGTTCGGCGGGCCCGGCTCGCAGAGCTGA
- a CDS encoding potassium channel family protein, whose amino-acid sequence MRIAIVGAGNVGRSIARELIAHGHQILLIDRNPHAMKPDSVPEAEWLCADACELASLEEARLDRCDVAIAATGDDKANLVHSLLAKTEFGVPRTVARVNHPGNEWMFDEVWGVDVAVSTPRLMAALVEEAVTVGDLVRLFTFQKGRANLVELTLPDASPRVGERVRDIPLPGDATLVAVIRDGQGRTPEREAALEAGDELLFIVSPNYESDLVELLAPK is encoded by the coding sequence ATGCGCATCGCCATCGTCGGCGCCGGCAATGTCGGCCGCTCCATCGCCCGCGAACTCATCGCACACGGACACCAGATCCTGCTCATCGACCGCAACCCGCACGCCATGAAACCCGACTCCGTGCCGGAGGCCGAGTGGCTGTGCGCCGACGCCTGCGAACTGGCCTCCCTGGAGGAGGCCAGGTTGGACCGCTGCGACGTCGCGATCGCGGCGACCGGCGACGACAAGGCCAATCTGGTGCACTCGCTGCTGGCCAAGACGGAGTTCGGGGTGCCCAGAACGGTGGCCCGGGTCAATCACCCGGGCAATGAGTGGATGTTCGACGAGGTGTGGGGGGTCGACGTCGCGGTGTCCACCCCCAGGCTCATGGCGGCCCTGGTCGAGGAGGCCGTGACGGTCGGAGACCTGGTGCGACTCTTCACCTTCCAGAAGGGCCGGGCCAACCTGGTGGAACTCACCCTTCCCGATGCCAGTCCCCGGGTCGGCGAACGCGTCCGCGACATCCCGCTTCCCGGGGATGCGACGCTGGTGGCCGTCATCCGCGACGGTCAGGGCCGCACTCCGGAGCGGGAGGCGGCCCTGGAGGCCGGCGATGAGCTGCTGTTCATCGTCTCGCCGAACTACGAGTCGGACCTGGTGGAGCTCCTCGCCCCGAAGTGA
- a CDS encoding OB-fold nucleic acid binding domain-containing protein — protein sequence MAPRANPSGARAGVLRRVLQRVTATNEDLEDDELRQSSVDAGAVTIADSALRTRVNLQGRIEVLTLNPKGTNRWLEAELSDGTGTVHLIWMGRRRIPGLRAGRRLSVEGLISADDGRRVIYNPRYQLLAE from the coding sequence ATGGCCCCCAGGGCGAACCCCTCCGGGGCGCGCGCAGGCGTCCTCCGCCGAGTCCTGCAAAGAGTCACGGCCACCAACGAGGATCTCGAGGACGACGAGCTTCGCCAGAGCTCCGTCGACGCCGGAGCCGTCACGATCGCCGACTCCGCGCTGCGAACCCGGGTGAATCTGCAGGGGCGCATCGAAGTGCTCACACTCAACCCCAAGGGCACGAACCGATGGCTCGAGGCCGAGCTGAGTGACGGCACGGGCACCGTCCACCTGATCTGGATGGGCCGGCGTCGCATCCCGGGCCTGAGGGCCGGCCGGAGGTTGTCGGTCGAGGGACTCATCTCCGCCGACGACGGCCGCCGGGTCATCTACAACCCCCGCTACCAGTTGTTGGCCGAGTAA
- a CDS encoding DUF4235 domain-containing protein, protein MISDKLLWKVYAAAAGALTTFVAQKVVTGVWTIVTGDETPPESSDPDVPAFKAFSWALASGIGIAGSQLLINRAVRSHQLRAHTQSTQ, encoded by the coding sequence ATGATCTCTGACAAGCTCTTGTGGAAGGTCTACGCGGCCGCAGCCGGCGCCCTGACGACCTTCGTCGCGCAGAAAGTGGTCACCGGCGTGTGGACCATCGTGACCGGCGACGAGACGCCGCCCGAATCCTCTGACCCCGACGTGCCGGCGTTCAAGGCGTTCAGCTGGGCGCTGGCCAGTGGTATCGGTATCGCCGGCAGCCAGCTGCTCATCAACCGTGCCGTCCGCAGCCACCAGCTGCGGGCTCACACGCAGTCGACGCAGTAG
- a CDS encoding alkaline phosphatase family protein: MTLPPEFLLPVHGRSTLAELVPAIASHLTGEGEDPFGLPEAQRYVLLLVDGMGAELLESHAGLAPHLTSMDGLGGVTCAVPSTTATSLSCLGTGAQPGRHGILGYTFRSPLGGVVMNALTWRGGDAPSVLQPHPTAFEQLAAHRVAVTSVGPERFKRSGLTMASLRGPEFVPVADEDDIDLRADLARSATGRGDRSLTYVYERSLDHVGHGEGCESPAWRRRLGWVDELVEALSEGLDPGTVLIVTADHGMVDIPRDRRVLVEDDPSLLADVDDIGGEPRFRQIYTDRPEQVAERWSRVLGDRAAVLTADQAIGAGLFGDWDPGLRRRLGDVVVPMRRDWAVMTEREPNEMGLVGMHGSLTSVEMAVPLRWETVGQPRW, from the coding sequence ATGACACTTCCCCCGGAGTTTCTCCTTCCGGTCCACGGCCGGTCCACCCTCGCCGAGCTGGTGCCGGCCATCGCCTCCCATCTCACGGGGGAGGGGGAGGATCCCTTCGGGCTGCCCGAGGCGCAACGCTACGTGCTGCTGCTGGTCGACGGCATGGGCGCCGAGCTGCTGGAGTCCCATGCCGGCCTGGCTCCGCATCTCACCTCGATGGACGGGCTGGGCGGCGTCACCTGCGCAGTGCCCTCGACCACCGCGACCTCGCTGAGCTGCCTGGGCACCGGCGCTCAGCCGGGACGCCACGGCATCCTGGGATACACCTTCCGGTCCCCGCTGGGGGGAGTCGTGATGAATGCGCTCACCTGGCGCGGTGGGGACGCCCCGTCGGTTCTCCAGCCCCACCCCACCGCCTTCGAGCAGCTGGCGGCCCATCGGGTGGCGGTGACCTCCGTGGGACCCGAGCGGTTCAAGAGGTCCGGGCTGACGATGGCGTCGCTGCGCGGCCCCGAATTCGTACCGGTCGCCGACGAGGACGACATCGACCTGAGGGCCGACCTGGCACGGTCGGCCACGGGGCGCGGCGACCGCTCCCTCACCTACGTCTACGAGCGGTCCCTGGACCATGTGGGCCACGGCGAGGGCTGCGAGTCCCCGGCCTGGCGACGGCGCCTGGGATGGGTCGATGAACTGGTGGAGGCCCTGTCGGAGGGCCTGGACCCCGGCACGGTGCTCATCGTCACCGCCGATCACGGCATGGTCGATATTCCCCGCGACCGTCGCGTCCTGGTGGAGGACGACCCGTCCCTGCTGGCCGACGTCGACGACATCGGCGGGGAGCCCCGGTTCCGTCAGATCTACACGGACCGGCCCGAGCAGGTGGCCGAGCGGTGGTCCCGGGTGCTCGGCGACCGGGCCGCGGTGCTGACCGCCGACCAGGCGATCGGGGCGGGCCTGTTCGGCGACTGGGATCCGGGCCTTCGCCGCCGTCTGGGAGACGTTGTGGTGCCGATGCGCCGGGACTGGGCCGTGATGACCGAACGGGAGCCCAACGAGATGGGCCTGGTGGGAATGCACGGATCCCTCACATCGGTGGAGATGGCGGTGCCGCTGCGCTGGGAGACGGTGGGACAGCCCCGATGGTGA
- a CDS encoding App1 family protein yields MADDFLTQRGWRNFVGLPSPCAEVGIDLPGDRVQVRSDREGYVDLRFPNPGLAPGWHDVALHGPGGSHSSASVLVVGPDQDFGIISDIDDTVISTSLPRLLIAAWNSFVRTEQARQPIPGMARMYQRLLADQPDAPVMYVSTGAWNTYPFLTRFLARHGYPAGPLLLTDWGPTNTGWFRSGTDHKREAMRELARALPGVRWVLVGDDGQHDVALYNEFDREHPARVRAIAIRELTPTEQVLAHGTAAGLDPVSRRRRKAGPAPLVRAPDGDLLYPPLRSVLAQTDRDGG; encoded by the coding sequence GTGGCCGATGACTTCCTCACCCAGCGGGGCTGGCGCAACTTCGTGGGCCTGCCCAGCCCGTGCGCCGAGGTCGGCATCGATCTGCCGGGCGACCGGGTGCAGGTCCGCTCCGACCGGGAAGGGTATGTCGACCTGCGCTTCCCGAACCCCGGTCTCGCCCCGGGATGGCACGATGTGGCGCTGCACGGGCCTGGAGGCTCCCACTCCTCGGCCAGTGTCCTGGTGGTGGGACCCGACCAGGACTTCGGGATCATCTCCGACATCGACGACACCGTCATCTCCACCTCTCTGCCCCGGCTGCTGATCGCCGCATGGAACTCCTTCGTACGGACCGAGCAGGCGCGCCAACCGATCCCGGGGATGGCCCGGATGTACCAACGGCTGCTGGCCGACCAGCCCGACGCCCCGGTGATGTACGTGTCGACCGGGGCGTGGAACACCTACCCCTTCCTCACCCGCTTCCTGGCCCGCCACGGCTATCCCGCCGGCCCGCTGCTGCTGACGGACTGGGGGCCGACCAACACCGGCTGGTTCAGGTCGGGCACCGATCACAAGCGGGAGGCGATGCGCGAACTCGCCCGCGCCCTGCCCGGAGTCCGGTGGGTCCTGGTGGGCGACGACGGCCAGCACGATGTCGCCCTGTACAACGAGTTCGACCGGGAGCACCCGGCCAGGGTGCGCGCCATCGCGATCCGCGAGCTGACCCCCACCGAGCAGGTCCTGGCCCACGGCACGGCCGCCGGTCTGGATCCCGTCTCGCGCAGGAGGCGGAAGGCCGGCCCGGCCCCGCTGGTCCGGGCCCCCGACGGGGATCTTCTGTACCCTCCACTGCGGAGCGTGCTGGCCCAGACCGACAGGGACGGCGGTTGA